The sequence ATCTTTGTCTTTTCGTGTAAGATTTCTATGGAGCCAATGATAACTTGACTTGCATGCTGTTGTCACAGTCTAGCTGCCCTCTCAGCTCTGCCAGTTTTGGTGAGTTAACCATCACAAAGGCTGCCTCAAGCAGGGAAAGCCTCATATCATAAGTGTGTTTTGTACACTGGATTGGGGTCCATACATAGATGCTGTGTTCACCCTTTCCCAGGTTTGCGGGATAGCTGCATGGAAAATGGGAACAGTGGGCAGAACTGAATATACCATGTCCTAGTTTTAGAAACTTGCCAGAGGGTCACTGGGTGTGGGCTGGAAAGAGATGGGTGTGGATTCTGAATGTTCCAGCCTCCTAGGTGGCCTCCAGCATGGCTTTATGGGTCACAGAACATGTAGCTGAATGTCTAAGATCTTTAATGTTGCCTTTTGTACCAGCTATATACCCAAATGTTTTCATACGCAAAACTCTTAAAGCAATAGATAATGATTGCATATGGTCAAGGAACGTATTTTTAATGTTATCACAAAACACCTGTGAGGACTTCAAACTATATGCACACTAATGTAAAtgattatagaaaataaaacctccgggcttccctggtggcacggtggttgagaatctgcctgctaatgcaggggacatgggttcaagccctggtctgggaagatcccacatgccgcggagcaactgggctcctgagccacaactgctgagcctgcgcgtctggagcctgtgctccgcaacaagagaggccgtgatagtgaagaggcccgcgcaccgcgatgaagagtggcccccgcttgccgcaactagagaaagccctcgcacagaaacgaagacccaacgcagccaaaaataaatataaaaataaataaattttttttaaaaacttcctttcTCTGAATATCATTCATGGTATGTAAATAAGGCTATAATTGTATTATAACAGGTGGCCGAGCATATTTTCATAAGCTCAAAAATGTTTGATTTGTTAGAGAAACCACAGGAGGTGACCAAATGCCTTACGTGAAATTGTATAAACTCAGTGATGGGCTGGAGCTGGTGTCTCATGAGAGCTGATCGAGGGCATCTCTTCTCAACTTCACCAAAAAAGTCACATCAGCggcttgaaatcagccacagtGCGAGTCAAAAAatgctacagggcttccctgctggcttagtggttgggagtccgcctgccgatgcaggggacgcgggttcgtgccccggtccgggaagatcccacgtgccgtgtagcggctgggcccgtgagccatggccgctgggcctgcgcgtctggagcctgtgctccacaacgggagaggccacaacagtgagaggcctgcgtaacgcaaaaaaaattaaaaaaaataaaatctaggttgacgaccaaataaatatttcctagtATAAATCAGAACATCACACCCTTCTTAcattttccctgccccagccctggagtccaccatttctccaaggagccttaGTTCCTTTCAGTGGTAAATAGTACTAAAAACTAAGTTCTGGGTGCAAGGTGTGCTCAATGGTACAGGGGTGTTATTGTTTCTAAGCCCTCAAAGCAGACAGAGCTAGGAACTATATGTATGTGCACAcactacctatctatcatctatctatctaatctatctatccatctatgtATCATATGTGTGTTTCATCTATTACATCGTAAAAGCCATGAGTTCACaattattctttcattctctcctttCGCTTCTGTTTTTcgtctgttgttgtttttgtatttcttttctctggCTGAAGAGACAGCACActtagtgaatttttttctttgatcaaCCCCTTGTTGAGCGATTCTtgtcattattcattttaatgttcAAATTGTCCCATGATTGGTCAGTGGAGCCCCTTCGACCTAGCTCCTATGTCTTTTTGTTATGTTCCCATCagttttttgacattttttaaaaaattatttatttatttttggctgcaatgggtcttcggtgctgtgcgtgggctttctctagttgcggtgagtggggtctactctttgttgcagtgcgcgggcttctcgttgcggtggcttctcttgttgcggagcacgggctctaggcatgcaggctaagtagttgtggctcgcaggctctagagcacaggctcagtagttgtggcacacgagcttagttgctccgcaacatgtgggattttcccggaccagggcttgaaaccgtgtcccctgcattggcaggtggattcttaaccactgtgccaccagggaagccccccgtcAGTTTTTGAGCATATTTGTACATTACAGCAAAAGTTGTTCCAGATTCACCTGTactttctctgctccagccctGGAACCCACCATTTCTCCAAGTTCATTTTAGTGGGAATTGACAGTGAAAACTAGGATCTGAGCCCTAAGTGAACTCATTGTTTATGAAGTGTCCTTGTTTCTAGATCATTCTAGAgctagaaaatatatacaaaactaTTAAAATACACAAGTTAACTGATACCTCTAATTTTATCCAGTGaagtttctcctctttttcccccATTCCAGTTTCTTTCATGTCTTCCACAGTGAACACCCTGACTAGCAGCAACATGAATATATTTCTACTCATCAGCTCAAACCTACAACACACACAAATAAGCTTtggaattgcctttttttttttttcaaagaaaatcatattcttacatgtacacatacacatctaTTGATACATGGGCAAAGGTCTCGCTTTTTCCTATTTCGGCTATACTGAGCCTTTTAAGCCTTTGCTGGCGTTTTGGTTCATACACTGGGGTCGCTGTGTTTGTTCCGTCTAGAGGAAGCGGGAGAGCAAAGCACTGACTGGGTATCCAGGAAGCCGCCCAGGACCCAGTCCTGTGGCCACGAGGGCGCCTCACCACATGGCCAGGGCGGGGTCCGAGGGCTCATAGGGTTGTAACCAGGTGTCACTGTCCTCCTCTTCGGGGACGCGTTTCTCTCTAACTGGCAATGGGCGGATGGTAAGTGGATCTGGGTGTTCGCTGCcgtcatgggctctaggcctgaAATACGCGCAGAGTGCCCCAGAGAAGGTGTCCGTGAAGGTGAAGATGTGGGAGCCATTGGATACATTGAAGAAGGACAGCTTTCCCGCCTCGCAGTCCAGAAAGATGCCCACGCACCGGGGTGGCACGCGCATGGTGAGCGCGATGCGGTGCGGGTCCAGCACGAAGTACTCGCAGCCGTTCCACAGCCCCATCACCCAGTAGCCACCCGCCGGGCTCAGGCGCGCCTGCCCTGCGCGCGGCACCTCTGCCAGGCACGCACCTAGGAACCAGCGGCTGCGGCGGCCCACGTGCACCTCCCAGTAGTGGCGGCCCGTGGAGAAGCGCTCCCGGCTTAGAACGCACATCTGCTCGGAGAACCGCTGGGGGTCACCGGCCGCTGAGCCTGGCGCCATCCTGCGGGAGGACACGCTCTTGCCATCCTCGGAGACCTCCAGGCTGGGGTGGGCGGAGCCAGGATCCAGGGTCACATCCACTGCGCAGAGGCATATGTTTAGTGCAGGTGAAGGACGGTTCTGCCCCTACTCCCACGCCTGTCCCCTCCCCCGACAGGCAaaccctctggctctcctgatgGACCAATCAGTGGAATAGTCACTCCCTCTCCTGCAACCCCCTTCCCACCACCCTGGTACTGAAGGGGCATGAAAGTCGCTTCCTAATTTTTGAAAGTGATTAGAGGAATCCCATTTCTTTCCTGAACCGGAAGGTTCTTGAATTCCATGGTGCCATGCAGAGCAGAGAGAGCAAATGAGGTAGGTTTGTGGGGATAGAGGTGGGCTCACTTTCCCCAAGACCTGATCAACCGGAAGGAGCTTAGGGCTGATTCTGTCCCGGCTGCTCTCACCACCCTGTGTAACCATGAAATCACTAGTGAGCTCTGGGACTCTTTTACAGcaattttaggattttaaaactGTAGGGGACCTCTGAGATCATCTAGTCCAGTACCCTGCACTCCAACAccccatcccccccaaaaaaccacaCCCATTTGATGGATAGGAACCCTCTGTCGGATGATGTGGGAGGTTCCTTACAAACTCTGTATTCTCTCCTGCAAAGAGGCCCTAGTAGCAACCTTTCTGCCAGTTGGAAACAAATCTAGTAAAACCCGGAAAGCTAGGTGCGTGTGGgagcatgtgtgtgcacacaaacGTGTGCACGTGTGAGTGCAATCACATTAATGCATGTGAGCATGTATGTGTGCAGGCATATGTGTCATATTATGTGTTTTATAAGTGAGCTTTTGTGTCTGTATGTGGGGCCCATACTTGGCTCCTGGACAGACCCTTCCTCTAATCTCAGTTCTGGATACCTCCCTTCTACTTAAGATCCAGCCAACCTAATTCACAAGGCACAGTTCCTTGGCTTCAGTTACCTGCATGTTGTTGGGCTGCTCTCCACTCTGAAACCAAACAGACAGGAAAAAGAAGCTCAGAGATCTGGGTCAGTAACCCTAGAACCTTGAGGGCGGCTCAAAATGCAAAAGGGACGCCTACAAACTAAGTAACCTCGTTCCCACCATGATAGCTGGCTTGGATCCAGACTGGCCTGGGTCCACACGGCATCTTCCCGGGAATTTGGGATTGGGTAGGGGGCTGGTGTCAGTGCTGGCTTGTACCAAAGCTGTGCACAGGCTGAAGTTGTGCTGGGAACAGTGGGATGACAGAGTATGTGGGCAAAGGGAACCAATACAAGCAACTGGGATACCTTAAAGGATGGAAATGAAGCCTCAATCTCTGACTGGCTTAGTCTCCAGGAGGCCCAGCTGAGCTTGGCTCCTGTCCTAAGACATCCTCTGGACACCCTGTCTTGCCCTCTTTCTTAACATGAGCCATTCTGTGtggatttctgttttgttttatcttgttctatTTTACAACAAAGAGAGCACCAAAGTCACAAAATGCAAAAGCAATAGAAGACATTTTCAGAGCTCCATAAATTTACAGCAAGGCCCTGCAACCCTGATTTTGCATCAGAATAACCAgtagatctttaaaaatatagagcTTTCGCATAGAATAACTTAATTCGACAAAGGtgtcaattctccctaaatttaTCTATAAATTCAAAGCAATCCCATATAAAActacttttggatttttttagaaACTTCATAAattcatcctaaaatttatattttaaaaaggtccattaactttaaaaaggaaggggaaatggaGGAGGACTTGCGCTTTCAGGTACTTTAAAGGTCAAAGTAATATGTGACCAAAAGACAGACCCATGAAGACCTGGGAACTGAATATGCACTAAAGGTGATACCCCAATCAACGGGGAAATCGTGGATGGTGTCGTAGGTGGGATTGGGAAAACTGACACCTTATTCGGAGAAAAATTGCTGGGTTCTTGTCTAACACCACATAAAATGGTGAATTTCAGATGGATTAAAAACCTGCACATAACACATATACAGTGAgtagaagaaaatgttaagagaCTGTCTTTGTGACCTAAATGTAAAGAAGATCTTCAACAAAACTTCAGAAACACAAGCCATTAAGGTAAAAATGTGATGCATTCGCTTTTATCAAAATTGGTtatttcggggcttccctggtggcgcagtggttgagagtccgcctgccgatgcaggggacgcgggttcgtgcctcggtccgggagaatcccacataccgcggagcggctgggcccgtgagtcatggccgctgagcctgcgcgtccggagcttgtgctccgcaacgggaggggccacagaagtgagaggcccgcgtaccgcaaaaaaaaaaaaaaaacaaacaaacaactggtTATTTCTTTTCAATAAGGGGCACCATTGGACAAAGCTAATAGCAGGTGAcggaagagaagaaggaattcACAATGTATAATAACAATGAGGGATTAATATCCTATGTGTATATATCATAttctacaataataataatatcgcATGAAGGATGCCTGCAAACCAAAAGGCTCCATTCCCCAGCACTGACACCAGCCCTGTCTTgtgaaatcaacaagaaaaagatagCAATGCCATATggaaaacaggcaaaggacaGGAACTGCTAATTTTCAGAAGAGGAAGCACAAAAAGCCAGCTGGCATATAAAGAGATGCTCAAGCTTCTTAGTGTGCAGAGGAGTGCAAACCGAAAGAACAATCACTTGTCCCCGTTGACTGGTAAACTTAGAAAGCCGGCTCACACGGGATGTGGGCACAAGGAGCCTCCACGCACTGCGTGAAGGATGATGGTGCTGCTGCAGGACATCCTTCCATCCCACTTAGTGACACATCCCCCACGGGCCAGCAGTTCCCCGTGGGGGTACACATCCCAGAGAAATCTCCACACAGAGCCAGAAGGCAACACGTGTTCAGATATTTATTCAGCCTTGTTTGTGGTGGTATAGAGTTAGAAGCAGGCTGGATGTCTACTCCAGGAGGGTGGCCAGCTCAAAGGGAGTGCTCTGCAGCAAGGAGATACAGACTAGATTTACATGTGGCAGCAGGGGTGGATAGTAAAACACAGCAATGAGTGAGATAAGCAGGGAACAGCACGAGACTGCAAATGTCTTTACAGAAACTGAAGTGCACCGCACAAAACAGAAATTCACCTCTTGCAAGAATACATACAAAATAAAGATACACATTAGACTGTTTGTTTTATGGGGGGAATGGAGGAAGGTACAGGGAGAAATAATTACATATAAGGTAACATGCCTTCTATTTACATATAAGGTAACTCTCACCAGGAGTGAGGGTCTTTGAGGGGGGACACCAGGAagctaggtgattctgatgtgcaacCAGGATTGGCACCAATGATTTACCGTATGCTTACACTTcagaacaatataaaaataactataaaagtaAAACTCAAATATAACCTATGCCAAGCAACATAGATTAGTACATGTGTGTAGCTATGGAATAAACCAGAATGAAGCATAGTTGGTTAGTCAGAGCAGGTGACTGGGATGCTGAGATGTGACGTGGACAGTGGGAGGAAAACGGGCTTCACTCACCAGCCTGGCCTTCAGCCCTTCTCCAGTCTGAAGTAGCCAAGGAAAAACAGAATTAGAACAGCAGGTCCCTGCAGCTTCCTTGTTCACACGTCAAATTTTGCACCCACCCCTGCgcctctcccctttctcctgccACCCACACAGCCAGCGGAGTTCCAGCCTGGCCATCATACCTGGCTGGGAGATAAGACGAACATACATGGATACCCACATGCTACAAGGTGGACAAGAAATAGTTCTAAGGGGGAGTCACTTACCCAGCTCCACTTGAAGTTTCCCTGTAAGCagaacacacagagaaaacatcAGCCTTTGGATGAGTGGAACCACCTTCCCGAGGCAGTTAGGCCACTGGGAAGAGGTTTCTTAGTCTTAAACCACTGCTCACCCCGACCCCATCCTAGATGCTGCATCACCCATCTGCAggattcttttttctgtgtgtgtgtgtgtgtgtgtgtgtggtacgcgggcctctcactgttgtggcctctcccgttgcggagcacaggctccggacgcgcaggctcagcggccatggctcacgggcccagccgctccgcggcatgtgggatcctcccggaccggggcatgaacccgtgtcccctgcatcggcaggcggactctcaaccactgcgccaccagggaagcccatctgcaGGATTCTTATACCTCATCCTATTCTTTGCTCTAAGGCAGAAATCTGCACAGCGCTGGGAAGGGAAAACTGGTCTTGCTACTGAGGAACCTCTTTCAAGGGTTCTGGTCTGGTTTGGAGAGGCTACTGCTCACTTGCCCTGTAATACAAGCTTTTGCTGGGGAGGAAGTCCTGTGTAAGTCCAGGCACTGAGCACACCCTGCAGGAGCCTCAGGGTCACTTACTGGGTACATTATTTAAAGAACTAGGAGGACATCACACTCAATTATTTCCCCAGGCCAGATACCAAAACTCTAATATTTTGCCACTAGAAACGCATTCCTCTGATTTCtctaatctttgtcttttaaaagtaAGACTGGGAAAGGCAACAATATACACGAATTCGGCCTATGATGTTAATGAATTATTGTGGCTCTTTTTGCTGTTTGGTTgattgccttttttgtttttgttttcccctccATGACTAGGTAGACTGCAAGACAAGCTTCAACTTTACTGCATTGTCTGGTGTTTTACTGGGGCAGACAAGGTGGTTCTCAAGGTCCTCCCCCACCCATGGtggccttctcctctcctctatCCCCTCTTCCTTTGGAttcactcttccctcctccccccacatgGTTTCAAGGTGCTGAGTCCCCCTGGGAAGAAAAGTGGATTTGATAAATTGCTTTCACTTTGGTGCAAATTAAAGCTGGCTTCCTTCCCAGTGACATTTGCATTAAAAAGAGGTTATCCTAGGAAGATGAACCAGAAGGAGTAGACCTTTTACAGTGGAATTGGAAGTGAATTGTACAATTGGCAGGAGAGGGCCTGGCAGAGTCTTTCCAGAGGGTCTTAGGTCAGGCTTCCTTGACAGGTGCACACAAATCGGTTTCGGAGGGGAAAGGCGGGAGGCGCAGAGGGATGGATTTCGAATTAGAGCGCTGCCATCCATTGCTCTCCAAAGGGGGCCTAAAATCACTGAACCCCTGCTTCCACCGTGTGCCGGGGTTAACCCCCTAGCCCACAGCCAGCACCATGGGCATGGCACCCAGAACTTACCCAGCTCTTCTGTGAGTTTCCCTGGAGAAAGAAacgaagaaaagaggaaaatctaCATGGATCACTGAGGCCTTGCATCTCCAAAGTGCACAGACTTGGGACCCCATGTGCTCTGGAGAACCAGTATGAGCTGGACTCGAGGGAGGAGCAGGCTCCGAGGCAGGAGAAGTGGAAGAAATCCTctgccgccccccgcccccccgcccccccgtcTCTGCCCTCTCCcaaccctgccccccccccccccgcgacCTACGCGTCTTCTTCACCCAGCGTCCCCACTTCTGCGAGTCAGGGATGTGCGCGAAGAGCGCGTCTTTCCCTC comes from Tursiops truncatus isolate mTurTru1 chromosome 3, mTurTru1.mat.Y, whole genome shotgun sequence and encodes:
- the BTNL9 gene encoding butyrophilin-like protein 9 isoform X5, with the protein product MEIRWFRSRTSDVVHLYRERQEFYGQQMAQFQNRTELVTDEIADGSVTLRLHPVVPADEGPYGCRFLSSDFTGEAVWELEVAGLGSDPHISLEGFEQGGIQLRCSSSGWYPKPQSQWTDHQGRCLPPETEVIVKDAQGLFSLETSVVVQGGAHSNVSCSIQNPLLGQKKEFVVQIADVFLPGTSPWKRAFLGTLVGPLLVLALLPTLALYFFRRQRRSREKLKKQAEKDKGKLTEELGKLQVELDWRRAEGQAVFFAVRGPLTSVAPPVAEHKLRTRRLSGHDSRAQPLREWRAAQQHAVDVTLDPGSAHPSLEVSEDGKSVSSRRMAPGSAAGDPQRFSEQMCVLSRERFSTGRHYWEVHVGRRSRWFLGACLAEVPRAGQARLSPAGGYWVMGLWNGCEYFVLDPHRIALTMRVPPRCVGIFLDCEAGKLSFFNVSNGSHIFTFTDTFSGALCAYFRPRAHDGSEHPDPLTIRPLPVREKRVPEEEDSDTWLQPYEPSDPALAMW